The Populus nigra chromosome 14, ddPopNigr1.1, whole genome shotgun sequence genome has a segment encoding these proteins:
- the LOC133672280 gene encoding agamous-like MADS-box protein TM6, whose protein sequence is MGRGKIEIKKIENPTNRQVTYSKRRNGIFKKAQELTVLCDAKVSLIMFSNTNKLNEYISPSTSTKKIYDQYQNALGIDLWGTQYEKMQEHLRKLNDINHKLRQEIRQRRGEGLNDLSIDHLRGLEQHMTEALNGVRGRKYHVIKTQNETYRKKVKNLEERHGNLLMEYEAKLEDRQYGLVDNEAAVALANGASNLYAFRLHHGHNHHHHLPNLHLGDGFGAHELRLP, encoded by the exons atgGGTCGTGGAAAGATTGAAATCAAGAAGATCGAAAACCCCACAAACAGGCAAGTCACCTACTCGAAGAGAAGAAATGGTATTTTCAAGAAAGCCCAAGAACTCACTGTTCTTTGTGATGCTAAGGTCTCTCTTATCATGTTCTCCAACACTAACAAACTCAATGAGTACATTAGCCCCTCCACATC GACAAAGAAGATCTACGATCAATATCAGAACGCTTTAGGCATAGATCTGTGGGGCACTCAATACGAG AAAATGCAAGAGCACTTGAGGAAGCTGAATGATATCAATCATAAGCTGAGACAAGAAATCAG gcagaggagaggagagggCCTGAATGATCTGAGCATTGATCATCTGCGCGGTCTTGAGCAACATATGACTGAAGCCTTGAATGGTGTGCGTGGCAGGAAG TACCATGTGATCAAAACACAAAACGAAACCTACAGGAAGAAG GTGAAGAATTTAGAGGAGAGACATGGAAACCTCTTGATGGAATAT GAAGCAAAACTAGAGGATCGACAGTATGGTTTAGTGGACAATGAAGCTGCTGTTGCACTTGCAAATGGGGCTTCCAACCTCTATGCATTCCGCCTGCATCACGGgcacaaccaccaccaccacctccctaATCTTCACCTTGGAGATGGATTTGGAGCCCATGAACTTCGCCTTCCTTGA
- the LOC133672266 gene encoding uncharacterized protein LOC133672266, with protein MAALSATATATPILTTNTSIPPSWIPEDDLLLKNAIEAGASLEALAKGAVRFSRKFSVRELRDRWHSLLYDNEVSTEASSRMVELELSNFSYSKVSSSSNGNSKFGFVVKESDPVKRKFECVRQLYYAMRKKMRKRGGGFGFLGSLDGGGCEGNGGFGEDDRVHFGFSGEDEGGVGDVRFEWENVRKDVQDIGDGLVELRDSERGEEAGPCGVPERDVLIQAESSLVPRVPLWKTMEDVSAPEMPVSASVEGKGNSGEGMLVDNDVVDGNKVSLAGVDVNHSGVTFQEEPTVDALDRSTAISESDFPDISDSLLNFPNEDAPLFMDVDGKDAIDKSCYDSVTTLLVSSPIDVQGDVPNVKAPEILASDTSLGIPDSACPAELEVIPEESYSVGGNQDSNFVLEMSAPSSTSASNILSAEENDGEMECVLNMEDFEIPCNDDVFLAKTFSSPKIEQTFKKTPYLPSSSVNQKDCKQELFLLKKEENPAQCLTSPRMVGQAMLPVSSPRHQHVLYGAKCESPALMSRSVITTHADPIQCREAPGTPTPSTVGLLKPATLHENLSFPVKAVSVPSTSNQEETGSDDDVPCFSDIEAMILEMDLCPDDSDSFINHEVSRYQNEDATRTIIRLEQCARSSMQRALASQGALAILYGRHLKHYIKDTKVMLGRATDDMDVDIDLKREGPANKISRRQALITMEGDGSFFLKNLGRSLIFLNGKELMTGQSMGLRSSSLIEIREMAFVFEVNNKSVRQHLANATKNHKENNFKFEWSEQGNNHRETDIKFEWSEGVP; from the exons ATGGCAGCACTTTCTGCTACTGCTACTGCCACTCCTATTCTTACTACAAACACTTCAATTCCTCCTTCGTGGATCCCCGAAGACGACCTCTTGTTAAAAAACGCTATCGAG GCAGGTGCATCGTTGGAAGCCCTAGCGAAAGGAGCTGTGAGATTTTCGAGGAAATTTAGTGTGCGTGAATTGAGGGATCGGTGGCATTCTTTGCTGTATGATAATGAGGTATCCACCGAAGCATCTAGTAGAATGGTAGAGTTGGaactttctaatttttcttactCAAAAGtaagtagtagtagtaatggCAACAGTAAATTTGGTTTTGTTGTGAAAGAAAGTGATCCTGTTAAGAGAAAATTCGAATGTGTTAGGCAGTTGTATTATGCAATGAGGAAGAAAATGCGGAAGCGTGGTGGTGGTTTTGGTTTTCTGGGTTCGCTGGATGGCGGTGGTTGTGAAGGGAATGGCGGGTTTGGAGAGGATGATCGAGTGCATTTTGGATTTTCTGGGGAGGATGAAGGTGGGGTGGGGGATGTGCGTTTCGAGTGGGAAAATGTGAGAAAGGATGTGCAGGATATTGGAGATGGGTTGGTTGAGTTACGAGATTCTGAGAGAGGTGAGGAAGCTGGGCCATGTGGTGTGCCGGAAAGAGATGTTTTGATTCAGGCGGAGTCGTCTCTGGTGCCAAGGGTGCCGTTGTGGAAAACGATGGAAGATGTTTCTGCGCCTGAAATGCCAGTTAGTGCGAGTGTTGAAGGTAAAGGTAATAGTGGAGAGGGAATGTTGGTAGACAATGATGTTGTCGATGGGAATAAAGTAAGTTTGGCAGGAGTGGATGTCAACCATTCTGGAGTAACTTTCCAAGAGGAACCTACTGTTGATGCACTTGATAGGTCAACTGCAATTTCAGAATCTGATTTTCCAGATATTTCAGACTCGCTCTTGAACTTTCCTAATGAGGATGCACCGCTTTTTATGGATGTTGATGGGAAAGATGCGATAGATAAATCTTGTTACGATAGTGTTACTACACTTTTGGTGAGTTCTCCTATTGATGTTCAGGGTGACGTGCCTAATGTTAAAGCTCCAGAGATATTAGCATCAGATACAAGCCTTGGAATTCCTGATAGTGCATGCCCTGCAGAGTTAGAGGTTATTCCAGAGGAGTCGTATTCTGTTGGTGGCAATCAGGATAGTAATTTTGTGTTAGAAATGAGTGCGCCATCATCTACATCAGCATCAAATATTTTGTCTGCTGAAGAAAATGATGGAGAGATGGAGTGCGTTCTAAACATGGAAGACTTTGAGATCCCATGCAATGATGATGTATTCCTAGCTAAAACATTTTCTTCTCCCAAAATAGAGCAAACTTTTAAGAAGACTCCCTACCTGCCTTCCTCGAGTGTTAATCAAAAGGATTGCAAACAAGAGCTATTCTTGCTGAAGAAAGAGGAAAATCCTGCTCAATGTCTTACTTCTCCACGGATGGTTGGGCAGGCTATGTTGCCAGTATCCAGTCCAAGACACCAACATGTTCTTTATGGAGCCAAATGTGAGTCTCCTGCTTTGATGTCTAGATCAGTTATCACAACCCATGCAGACCCAATTCAGTGCAGAGAAGCCCCGGGAACTCCTACTCCTTCTACAGTTGGACTACTAAAGCCAGCGACATTACATGAAAATTTAAGTTTCCCTGTAAAAGCTGTTTCAGTACCCTCAACATCAAATCAGGAAGAAACTGGTAGTGATGATGATGTTCCCTGCTTTTCAGACATTGAAGCCATG ATACTTGAAATGGATCTATGCCCGGATGATTCGGATTCATTTATTAATCATGAAG TCTCAAGGTATCAGAATGAAGATGCTACGAGGACAATTATAAGGTTGGAACAGTGTGCTCGATCTTCAATGCAAAGAGCCCTTGCATCTCAAGGAGCACTTGCTATCTTGTATGGGCGCCATTTGAAGCATTATATAAAGGACACCAAG GTTATGCTCGGCAGAGCAACAGATGATATGGATGTTGATATTGACTTGAAAAGAGAAGGGCCTGCCAACAAAATATCAAGACGGCAG GCACTCATAACGATGGAAGGAGAtggttctttctttttaaaaaatcttggtaGGAGTCTGATATTTTTGAACGGCAAAGAACTCATGACTGGACAGAGTATGGGTCTGAGGTCAAGTAGTTTGATTGAG ATCAGGGAAATGGCATTTGTGTTTGAAGTGAATAACAAATCTGTGAGGCAGCATCTCGCGAATGCCACCAAGAACCACaaagaaaacaatttcaaatttgAATGGTCAGAACAAGGGAATAACCACCGAGAAACTGATATCAAGTTTGAATGGTCTGAAGGGGTTCCGTGA
- the LOC133672713 gene encoding receptor-like protein 11 translates to MGSLKFASCSLVLLITVTGLLVGAESKTFWGDIEVLKEVKNAVDRNSVNPGSCLSSWDFTVDPCDNLFSDSFTCGFRCDIVVSESSRVTELSLDQAGYSGSLASISWNLPYLQTLDLSNNFFYGQIPESVSNLTQLSRLGLSRNMFSGEIPTSIGSLSRLEELYLDNNNLQGIIPASFNGLVSLKRLEIQANKLAGEFPELGSLENLSFLDASENAISGNVPLTLPASLVQISMRNNSLQGKLDPRSFKNLALLQVLDLSHNNLSDSVPLPLFTHPSIQQLTLSFNSFTSVQSPPFPSTTVLKSEVIAIDLSNNELRGFLPYFMALMPKLSALSLENNKFSGMIPTQFAIKSVLPGSGLSPFGRLLLGGNYLYGPIPGPLMELQPGFADVRLNDNCLYRCPVSFFFCQGGDQKSHMECKSFSPFIPREMLIN, encoded by the coding sequence ATGGGCTCTCTCAAATTTGCTTCATGTTCTCTAGTTTTGCTCATTACAGTCACTGGGCTGTTAGTGGGAGCAGAGTCGAAGACATTTTGGGGTGATATAGAGGTTTTGAAGGAGGTCAAGAACGCGGTGGACCGAAACTCAGTTAATCCAGGTTCTTGCTTGAGTTCATGGGACTTCACCGTTGACCCGTGTGATAATTTATTCAGTGATAGTTTCACTTGTGGGTTCAGGTGTGACATTGTAGTATCCGAGTCAAGTAGAGTCACTGAGCTCAGTCTTGACCAGGCTGGTTACTCGGGTTCGCTAGCTTCCATTTCTTGGAACCTCCCTTATTTACAAACACTCGACCtttccaataattttttctatggCCAAATCCCCGAGTCTGTATCCAACTTGACTCAGCTGAGTCGACTTGGTCTCTCTAGAAACATGTTCTCTGGTGAGATACCCACCTCGATTGGCTCATTAAGTAGACTGGAAGAGCTATATCTGGACAACAACAATCTTCAAGGCATTATTCCTGCAAGTTTCAATGGTCTTGTTAGTTTAAAAAGGCTCGAAATTCAAGCAAACAAGCTAGCTGGTGAGTTTCCCGAGTTGGGTTCTCTTGAAAATCTCTCCTTTTTAGATGCTAGTGAGAATGCCATATCAGGTAATGTCCCATTAACATTACCAGCATCTTTAGTTCAAATCTCAATGAGAAACAATAGCTTGCAAGGCAAGTTAGACCCTCGAAGCTTCAAAAACTTGGCTCTTTTACAAGTACTTGATTTGAGTCACAACAATCTCAGCGACTCAGTCCCTTTACCTCTCTTCACTCACCCTTCAATTCAACAACTCACTCTCTCATTCAATTCTTTCACGTCCGTACAATCCCCACCATTCCCATCAACCACAGTTCTCAAAAGTGAAGTAATAGCCATTGATTTAAGCAATAATGAACTTCGAGGTTTTCTGCCTTATTTCATGGCTTTAATGCCAAAGCTCTCGGCTTTATCTCTTGAAAACAACAAGTTTTCAGGTATGATACCGACCCAATTCGCAATAAAATCAGTTTTACCCGGATCCGGATTGTCTCCATTTGGCAGGCTTTTATTAGGAGGGAATTACTTGTATGGACCTATTCCGGGTCCTTTAATGGAGCTCCAACCAGGTTTTGCTGATGTAAGGTTGAATGATAATTGTCTGTACCGTTGTCCtgttagtttctttttttgtcaaggTGGTGACCAAAAATCACATATGGAATGTAAGAGCTTTAGCCCTTTTATCCCAAGagaaatgttaattaattaa
- the LOC133672902 gene encoding LRR receptor-like serine/threonine-protein kinase FLS2 translates to MEISVHPQTFSLLFFLIFSTLASSKACHPVDKEALLDFKHKITDDPSKLLHSWRVSSDCCTSWEGVACDASGRVVNVSRPGLESDNDFIEDTYMSGTLSPYLGNLSSLQVLDLSNLKDLKGLIPEELGKLSKLTHLFLDTNKLTGSIPFTLRYLSQLEKMYLSDNFISGIVPPSVMKSWTHVSELGLSGNALSGPIPPTIGKVVMITKLDLHGNNFTGRIPTGFGNLKNLRYLDLSENQITGSIPQSIGGLAALELLYLNQNQLTGRIPSSISGLSSMIFCRISENKLSGSLPPSIGQLSKIQRLILENNKLTGKLPATIGHLTALTDIFFSNNYFTGKIPSSFGNLLNLQTLDLSRNRLSGQLPPQLAKLKSLQTLDLSYNPLGLVRIPNWFQELRVFRLMLANTGIEGELPHWLSSSSISQLDLSGNALTGKLPWWIGNMTSLSFLNLSNNGFHSSIPVEFKNLSLLMDLDLHSNKFSGHLNVIFSKEVQDPLGHFNSIDLSYNMFTGPIDDDIGERPAMSSISSLVLSHNTLGGSLPKSIGKMRELQVLKLVNTGLSGMIPEELGDAKELSTILLSRNKLTGAIPEIVLNLKDLKQFDVSSNRLRGRIPPHKAIIPASAFKNNPGLCGTPLPPCKHF, encoded by the coding sequence ATGGAGATTTCAGTGCATCCCCAAACCTTCTCACTTCTGTTCTTTCTCATCTTCTCTACATTAGCCTCTTCTAAGGCATGCCACCCAGTTGATAAAGAAGCATTACTTgatttcaaacacaaaatcacAGATGACCCATCAAAACTGTTGCATTCTTGGAGAGTTTCCTCTGATTGCTGCACTTCTTGGGAAGGTGTTGCTTGTGATGCCTCAGGCAGAGTTGTCAATGTATCTCGTCCTGGTCTTGAGTCAGACAATGACTTCATTGAGGACACATACATGTCAGGAACTTTATCTCCTTATTTGGGAAACTTGTCCAGTCTTCAAGTTTTAGACCTGAGTAATCTCAAGGACTTGAAGGGACTAATACCAGAAGAACTTGGCAAGTTGTCAAAGCTCACACATCTCTTTCTTGATACAAACAAGCTCACTGGATCAATACCATTTACATTAAGGTACTTATCTCAGCTGGAAAAGATGTATCTTAGTGACAATTTTATATCTGGTATTGTTCCTCCATCTGTTATGAAATCCTGGACACATGTCTCTGAACTTGGTTTATCAGGAAACGCTTTGTCGGGGCCAATTCCTCCAACAATTGGCAAGGTGGTTATGATAACTAAGCTTGATTTACATGGTAACAACTTTACTGGTAGAATTCCTACAGGCTTTGGCAATCTTAAGAATCTCAGATATCTTGATCTATCTGAAAATCAGATAACTGGAAGCATCCCACAGTCCATTGGTGGACTTGCTGCATTGGAACTACTATATCTCAATCAAAATCAGCTCACAGGAAGGATACCATCTTCGATATCTGGACTTAGTTCTATGATATTCTGTCGTATATCAGAAAACAAGTTATCTGGCAGTTTACCACCATCAATTGGCCAGCTCTCAAAGATTCAAAGGCTAATCCTTGAGAATAACAAGCTCACTGGAAAACTACCAGCAACCATTGGTCATCTAACAGCTCttactgatatatttttctctaacaACTATTTTACAGGAAAGATCCCTTCAAGTTTTGGAAATTTACTCAACCTTCAAACACTTGATTTATCAAGAAACCGACTCTCCGGCCAGCTTCCTCCTCAGCTAGCTAAGTTGAAGAGCTTACAGACTTTAGATCTTTCGTATAATCCGTTAGGACTGGTTAGAATACCAAACTGGTTCCAGGAATTAAGAGTCTTCCGGCTTATGTTGGCAAATACTGGGATTGAAGGGGAACTTCCTCACTGGctatcttcatcatcaatatcaCAACTTGACTTGTCAGGAAACGCATTAACAGGAAAGCTGCCTTGGTGGATTGGTAACATGACTAGCCTTTCATTTCTCAACTTATCAAATAATGGATTTCACTCATCCATCCCAGTTGAATTCAAGAACCTTTCACTTCTGATGGATCTTGATCTTCACTCCAACAAGTTCAGTGGCCACTTAAATGTAATATTCTCCAAAGAAGTCCAAGACCCACTAGGCCATTTTAACTCCATTGATCTTTCCTACAATATGTTCACTGGTCCAATTGATGATGACATAGGAGAGAGACCAGCAATGTCTTCTATTAGTTCATTGGTTCTATCACACAACACACTGGGAGGATCACTACCAAAGTCAATTGGGAAAATGAGAGAATTGCAGGTTTTGAAGCTAGTGAATACTGGGCTGTCTGGGATGATACCCGAGGAGCTTGGCGATGCCAAAGAGTTGTCCACAATTTTACTTTCAAGAAATAAGCTGACTGGTGCTATTCCAGAGATTGTTCTAAATCTGAAGGATCTAAAGCAATTTGATGTGTCTAGTAACAGACTAAGAGGCAGGATTCCTCCTCACAAAGCCATAATTCCTGCGTCTGCATTCAAGAACAATCCTGGTTTGTGTGGAACTCCACTTCCACCTTGCAAACACTTTTAA